A stretch of the Siniperca chuatsi isolate FFG_IHB_CAS linkage group LG24, ASM2008510v1, whole genome shotgun sequence genome encodes the following:
- the LOC122871865 gene encoding cyclic AMP-responsive element-binding protein 1 isoform X2 encodes MTMEAGADTQQSGETAVSESEAQQITLAQASIAAGQVTSSSPTVTLVQLPNGQTVQVHGVIQTAQPSVIQSPQVQTVQISTVAESEDSQESVDSVTDSQKRREILSRRPSYRKILNDLSSDVPAVPRIEEEKSEDDSAPAITTVTMPTPIYQTSSGQYIAITQGGAIQLANNGTDGVQGLQTLTMANATAAQPGATILQYAQTSDGQQILVPSNQVVVQAASGDVQAYQIRTAPTSAITPGVVMATSPALGTGGGTEEVTRKREVRLMKNREAARECRRKKKEYVKCLENRVAVLENQNKTLIEELKALKDLYCHKSE; translated from the exons atGACCATGGAGGCTggtgcagacacacagcaaagtGGTGAAACAGCTGTCTCGGAGTCTGAGGCCCAGCAGATCACCCTGGCCCAG GCATCCATAGCAGCAGGCCAGGTGACTTCCAGCAGTCCCACAGTCACCCTAGTGCAGTTACCCAATGGTCAGACAGTTCAAGTGCACGGGGTGATCCAAACTGCCCAGCCCTCTGTCATCCAGTCCCCACAAGTCCAGACTGTACAG ATTTCAACTGTTGCTGAGAGTGAGGACTCTCAGGAGTCTGTAGACAGCGTGACGGATTctcagaagaggagagagatcCTGTCCAGACGACCTTCTTATAG GAAGATTCTGAATGACTTATCGTCAGATGTTCCAGCGGTGCCTCGAATTGAGGAAGAGAAGTCAGAGGATGACTCAGCCCCTGCCATCACCACAGTCACCATGCCCACTCCCATCTATCAGACCAGCAGTGGCCAGTACA TTGCCATTACCCAGGGTGGGGCCATCCAGCTGGCCAATAACGGGACAGATGGAGTGCAGGGTCTGCAGACACTGACCATGGCCAACGCTACTGCAGCCCAGCCTGGTGCCACCATCCTGCAGTACGCCCAGACCAGCGATGGGCAGCAGATCCTAGTGCCCAGCAACCAAGTGGTTGTACAAG ccGCCTCTGGTGATGTCCAGGCCTATCAGATCCGCACAGCCCCCACCAGCGCCATCACTCCTGGGGTGGTCATGGCGACTTCGCCTGCACTGGGCACAGGAGGAGGCACCGAGGAAGTCACGCGCAAAAGAGAGGTCCGACTTATGAAAAACAG GGAGGCCGCTCGCGAGTGTCGCAGGAAGAAGAAGGAGTATGTCAAGTGTCTTGAGAACCGTGTGgctgtgctggagaaccagaaCAAAACCCTCATCGAGGAACTCAAAGCCCTCAAAGACTTGTACTGCCACAAATCTGAGTAG
- the LOC122871865 gene encoding cyclic AMP-responsive element-binding protein 1 isoform X1 translates to MTMEAGADTQQSGETAVSESEAQQITLAQIVCDYGLQASIAAGQVTSSSPTVTLVQLPNGQTVQVHGVIQTAQPSVIQSPQVQTVQISTVAESEDSQESVDSVTDSQKRREILSRRPSYRKILNDLSSDVPAVPRIEEEKSEDDSAPAITTVTMPTPIYQTSSGQYIAITQGGAIQLANNGTDGVQGLQTLTMANATAAQPGATILQYAQTSDGQQILVPSNQVVVQAASGDVQAYQIRTAPTSAITPGVVMATSPALGTGGGTEEVTRKREVRLMKNREAARECRRKKKEYVKCLENRVAVLENQNKTLIEELKALKDLYCHKSE, encoded by the exons atGACCATGGAGGCTggtgcagacacacagcaaagtGGTGAAACAGCTGTCTCGGAGTCTGAGGCCCAGCAGATCACCCTGGCCCAG ATAGTGTGTGATTATGGGTTGCAGGCATCCATAGCAGCAGGCCAGGTGACTTCCAGCAGTCCCACAGTCACCCTAGTGCAGTTACCCAATGGTCAGACAGTTCAAGTGCACGGGGTGATCCAAACTGCCCAGCCCTCTGTCATCCAGTCCCCACAAGTCCAGACTGTACAG ATTTCAACTGTTGCTGAGAGTGAGGACTCTCAGGAGTCTGTAGACAGCGTGACGGATTctcagaagaggagagagatcCTGTCCAGACGACCTTCTTATAG GAAGATTCTGAATGACTTATCGTCAGATGTTCCAGCGGTGCCTCGAATTGAGGAAGAGAAGTCAGAGGATGACTCAGCCCCTGCCATCACCACAGTCACCATGCCCACTCCCATCTATCAGACCAGCAGTGGCCAGTACA TTGCCATTACCCAGGGTGGGGCCATCCAGCTGGCCAATAACGGGACAGATGGAGTGCAGGGTCTGCAGACACTGACCATGGCCAACGCTACTGCAGCCCAGCCTGGTGCCACCATCCTGCAGTACGCCCAGACCAGCGATGGGCAGCAGATCCTAGTGCCCAGCAACCAAGTGGTTGTACAAG ccGCCTCTGGTGATGTCCAGGCCTATCAGATCCGCACAGCCCCCACCAGCGCCATCACTCCTGGGGTGGTCATGGCGACTTCGCCTGCACTGGGCACAGGAGGAGGCACCGAGGAAGTCACGCGCAAAAGAGAGGTCCGACTTATGAAAAACAG GGAGGCCGCTCGCGAGTGTCGCAGGAAGAAGAAGGAGTATGTCAAGTGTCTTGAGAACCGTGTGgctgtgctggagaaccagaaCAAAACCCTCATCGAGGAACTCAAAGCCCTCAAAGACTTGTACTGCCACAAATCTGAGTAG